The following proteins come from a genomic window of Edaphobacter sp. 4G125:
- a CDS encoding DeoR/GlpR family DNA-binding transcription regulator: MPIGPLFYEPFKKDPSFQDKIGSFAEEKRRIARRASEMITPGTTVALTGGTTTTEIIRCLNTVSGITIVTNTVNVAMELSSRKDIDVYVTGGHLRGNWFTLVGPLATTSAELLFADIMFLGVDGLEVHHGLTCSHPQEAEVLRLLAGHSKHLVVVADSSKIGSVSKWLLCPTREIHEIITDTGAKDEAIAPFEAIGIKVHRV; encoded by the coding sequence ATGCCGATCGGTCCTCTGTTCTATGAGCCGTTCAAAAAGGATCCATCTTTTCAGGATAAGATCGGGAGTTTTGCGGAAGAGAAGCGACGAATTGCGCGAAGGGCATCGGAAATGATCACTCCAGGCACGACGGTTGCGCTGACGGGCGGGACCACGACAACTGAAATTATTCGATGTCTCAATACCGTAAGCGGAATCACAATCGTCACGAATACGGTTAACGTCGCCATGGAATTGAGTTCACGCAAAGACATTGATGTGTATGTCACGGGTGGTCATCTGCGCGGCAACTGGTTCACTCTTGTGGGTCCTCTCGCAACAACATCTGCGGAGTTATTGTTTGCCGACATTATGTTTCTTGGAGTCGATGGTCTCGAAGTCCATCATGGGCTGACGTGTTCCCATCCCCAGGAGGCAGAAGTTTTGCGATTACTCGCCGGTCATTCAAAACACTTGGTCGTGGTCGCGGACTCAAGCAAGATCGGAAGTGTGTCGAAGTGGCTGCTGTGTCCCACTCGCGAGATACACGAAATTATTACGGATACGGGTGCGAAGGATGAGGCTATCGCGCCTTTTGAAGCTATAGGAATTAAGGTTCATCGAGTTTAG
- a CDS encoding glycosyltransferase: protein MIALLIIAWLVTLAWLWKAATAVCGLPHIPNLLEPKFDRAPEGSPSITVIVPARDEAAALPLCLSSLLAQDYKNLRIIAVDDRSTDGTGAIMDALAVHHPERLRVLHVKQLSAGWLGKPHAMALAARDAIVMERPDYLLFTDADVIFQSEAIRRSLAQAVATQADHFVTFPTPLVKTFGEGVLLGYLGVMGLWVTRPWKAADPKAKRDFIGIGAFNLLRTEAYEKLGGFEALRMEILEDLVLARKVKLAGLHQQVATAPGMVSLHWAAGTMGVVKGMTKNLFAIFRFRIEVVVFACIALAVLCLGPIGFLFPAQTKFPAEIALASIAALYIVSARHSKISPWYALLFPAGAALFLYSLLRSSWITVREGGVTWRGTFYPLVELRRGLVSLRE from the coding sequence ATGATTGCACTACTCATCATCGCCTGGCTTGTGACCCTGGCCTGGCTCTGGAAGGCAGCAACGGCAGTATGCGGGTTGCCACACATTCCTAACCTGCTTGAACCAAAGTTCGATCGCGCTCCGGAAGGCAGTCCGTCAATCACGGTTATCGTTCCTGCACGAGACGAAGCTGCCGCATTACCTTTGTGTCTTTCATCGTTGCTCGCACAGGATTACAAGAACCTGAGGATTATTGCTGTGGACGATCGCTCAACCGATGGGACGGGAGCGATCATGGATGCTCTCGCGGTTCATCATCCAGAGCGTCTGCGTGTGCTGCATGTAAAGCAGCTTTCCGCAGGATGGCTAGGCAAACCACATGCGATGGCTTTGGCTGCAAGGGATGCGATTGTGATGGAGCGTCCTGATTACCTGCTTTTCACCGATGCAGATGTAATCTTTCAATCCGAAGCGATTCGCCGTTCACTCGCGCAGGCCGTCGCGACGCAAGCGGATCACTTCGTCACGTTTCCAACGCCATTGGTCAAGACCTTTGGCGAAGGCGTGCTGCTCGGTTATCTGGGGGTGATGGGATTGTGGGTGACGCGGCCATGGAAGGCCGCCGATCCCAAAGCGAAGCGCGACTTTATTGGTATTGGTGCCTTCAATCTGCTGCGAACTGAAGCGTATGAAAAGCTGGGTGGATTCGAGGCGCTACGGATGGAGATACTGGAAGATCTTGTGCTCGCGCGCAAGGTCAAGCTTGCTGGGCTGCACCAACAAGTCGCGACGGCGCCAGGCATGGTGAGCCTACACTGGGCAGCGGGAACGATGGGTGTGGTGAAGGGAATGACCAAAAATCTCTTCGCCATCTTCCGTTTCCGAATCGAAGTCGTTGTGTTTGCCTGTATCGCCTTGGCGGTCCTTTGCCTTGGGCCGATCGGTTTTCTCTTTCCAGCGCAAACGAAGTTTCCAGCGGAGATCGCGTTGGCTTCCATAGCGGCACTGTATATTGTTTCGGCGCGTCACTCGAAAATCTCGCCCTGGTACGCGCTGTTGTTTCCAGCGGGAGCTGCGTTGTTTCTGTACTCGCTGCTTCGCTCGTCGTGGATTACGGTACGCGAGGGTGGAGTGACGTGGCGAGGCACGTTTTATCCGCTGGTAGAGCTTCGCCGCGGGCTGGTCTCCCTTCGCGAGTAA
- a CDS encoding spinster family MFS transporter, whose protein sequence is MASTTKSRVTGAVAGATTALVLLTALNFVNYIDRYILPGVQEQIKHEFLLSDEQIGSLTLWFMLAYMLTSPITGWLGDRFPRKPMIVVAALFWSAINFFTASVNSYESLNLRHAALGIGEASFGIFAPALLADFYPPEQRNRVMTIFNIAIPVGAALGYLVGGVVGEHHGWRMSFIVSAIPGVILALLILFLMKEPERGASQHEKAKFEKGTVLNLLKNKAYLASILGYAAVTFSLGGISWWMPSFLERVGGRSQASAAFLMGAITVVTGLLGTITGGVIAQRWSKKTPKALYLVPAMSAALAVPPALVCFFGPKNLTIPALALAIFLIFLGTGPVNAATVNAVRPEVRATAMAGQLFIIHALGDAISPRVIGAVSDRSNLSFGLGSTLITLVLAAIIFFFGSRYAPPLGEEEPVAA, encoded by the coding sequence ATGGCCTCCACAACCAAATCCAGGGTGACCGGTGCAGTTGCCGGAGCGACGACAGCGCTTGTGCTTCTCACCGCGCTCAACTTCGTCAACTACATCGACCGGTACATCCTTCCAGGCGTGCAGGAGCAGATCAAGCACGAGTTCCTTCTCTCTGACGAGCAGATCGGAAGCCTCACCCTCTGGTTCATGCTCGCTTACATGCTCACCTCGCCCATTACGGGATGGCTCGGAGACCGTTTTCCGCGAAAACCGATGATCGTCGTCGCGGCCCTCTTCTGGAGTGCGATCAACTTCTTCACCGCGTCGGTGAACTCTTACGAATCACTGAATCTGCGCCATGCAGCGCTCGGTATCGGCGAGGCCAGCTTCGGAATCTTCGCTCCAGCGCTGCTTGCGGACTTCTACCCACCTGAGCAGCGCAACCGCGTGATGACGATCTTCAACATCGCGATTCCCGTCGGAGCCGCCCTTGGATATCTCGTCGGCGGAGTCGTCGGGGAGCACCACGGCTGGCGCATGTCATTCATCGTCTCTGCCATTCCCGGAGTGATTTTGGCCCTGCTCATCCTCTTTCTGATGAAGGAGCCGGAGCGCGGAGCCAGTCAGCACGAGAAGGCAAAGTTTGAGAAGGGAACCGTTCTAAATCTTCTGAAGAACAAGGCGTACCTTGCCTCGATCCTTGGGTATGCCGCCGTTACGTTTTCATTGGGTGGAATCTCGTGGTGGATGCCGTCCTTTCTCGAGCGCGTTGGAGGGCGTTCGCAGGCCAGCGCAGCTTTTCTGATGGGAGCGATCACTGTGGTGACAGGCCTGCTTGGAACCATCACCGGAGGAGTTATTGCGCAGCGCTGGTCGAAGAAGACTCCGAAGGCTCTCTACTTAGTGCCCGCCATGAGTGCGGCGCTTGCGGTCCCACCGGCCCTGGTCTGCTTCTTCGGTCCGAAAAACCTGACGATCCCTGCGCTCGCTCTCGCGATCTTCCTCATTTTTCTCGGGACCGGTCCTGTAAACGCTGCGACCGTCAATGCGGTTCGTCCGGAGGTCCGAGCGACGGCAATGGCTGGACAGCTCTTTATCATCCATGCGCTTGGCGATGCCATCTCACCGCGCGTAATCGGAGCTGTCAGCGACCGATCGAACCTTAGTTTTGGATTGGGCTCGACTTTGATTACGCTTGTTCTGGCTGCGATCATCTTCTTTTTCGGCTCGCGTTACGCTCCACCGCTGGGCGAAGAGGAACCTGTTGCAGCATGA
- a CDS encoding L-rhamnose/proton symporter RhaT, giving the protein MENEFAGLVLLVVAGVMNACFALPMKLMGRWGWENIWLVWSGFALVVLPVMTASLFVPLLGFALLAGGPSLLLLIGACGFAWGVAQVLFGLAIDMIGITLAFSIVLGLSAAVGSVVPFFRIALQRGFASTDLRFGGALAVVLSGVFLCAWAGNCRDRSRPRTSAGSNFRRGLICAVCSGLGAAAMNIGISLGTPIDLFAKAHGARPALSNIAVWLPLLVAGAIPNLIYCGMLLHRNMSYGRFAAERTAWYWVGGLLMAVLWFASSILYGIGAGGMGRFGLVIGWPTFMAAIVITAGIVGVAMGEWKGASARASALQATGMLVLVLSILLLAQSNGTM; this is encoded by the coding sequence ATGGAGAACGAGTTTGCCGGGTTGGTTTTGCTGGTGGTTGCAGGTGTGATGAACGCGTGCTTCGCGCTTCCCATGAAGCTGATGGGAAGGTGGGGTTGGGAGAACATATGGCTTGTATGGAGTGGATTTGCTCTCGTCGTACTCCCCGTGATGACAGCCTCCTTGTTCGTTCCTTTGCTTGGATTCGCTCTTTTGGCGGGAGGTCCAAGCCTTCTTCTTCTGATTGGGGCATGCGGGTTTGCCTGGGGCGTCGCCCAAGTATTGTTTGGACTTGCCATTGACATGATTGGCATAACACTCGCGTTTTCCATCGTGTTAGGTCTTTCTGCCGCCGTGGGAAGCGTCGTGCCTTTTTTCCGGATTGCTCTTCAACGTGGTTTCGCGTCGACGGATTTGCGATTCGGAGGCGCTCTCGCGGTTGTTTTGAGCGGGGTGTTCTTGTGCGCCTGGGCCGGTAACTGCAGAGATCGGTCAAGACCGCGAACAAGTGCGGGGTCCAATTTTCGTCGAGGATTGATCTGTGCGGTCTGCAGTGGACTGGGGGCTGCGGCGATGAACATCGGGATATCCCTGGGAACACCCATCGATCTGTTCGCCAAGGCACATGGTGCTCGACCCGCTTTAAGTAATATCGCAGTCTGGCTTCCACTTTTAGTAGCAGGCGCGATCCCGAACCTGATTTATTGCGGGATGTTGCTTCATCGCAACATGAGCTACGGCAGATTTGCTGCGGAGAGAACTGCATGGTATTGGGTTGGTGGTTTGCTCATGGCCGTGCTGTGGTTTGCAAGCAGTATTTTGTACGGCATCGGCGCTGGCGGAATGGGGCGCTTCGGTTTGGTGATCGGATGGCCGACGTTTATGGCGGCGATCGTGATTACTGCCGGGATCGTCGGAGTTGCAATGGGTGAATGGAAGGGAGCATCGGCACGCGCGTCTGCTCTTCAAGCTACCGGCATGCTGGTTCTCGTCCTCTCAATCCTTCTGCTCGCGCAATCCAATGGAACGATGTGA
- a CDS encoding ROK family protein, whose translation MSSPTISTNDKVLLSFDMGGSHVAAMAVDISNPLSRSSASLALDEGGSATYLLDRAAEAGRMALSALTLSGNIAGIAVAIPGPFDYPGGVSRLQHKFSAWYGLNIRKCLADQFGLDGTKIIFLNDADAFLLGELQEPFAARAIGITLGTGIGAAFAIDGRPVSVTDVLPNDLYALPWRDRTVEDFVSTRGIMKLQEDRGGKYQSVKEITKNSFTDPIASEIMSAFGDELGRVIEVYLLPLAPDIIVLGGSISRSSETFLPSVLSGKDHLTNLLKISSHFEKAALRGSIVAWFRQQTESI comes from the coding sequence ATGTCCTCCCCGACAATATCAACCAATGACAAGGTTCTTTTAAGCTTCGACATGGGAGGCAGTCACGTCGCCGCCATGGCTGTGGACATAAGCAATCCACTGAGTAGATCCAGCGCGTCTCTTGCTCTAGATGAGGGAGGTTCGGCTACATATCTGCTGGATCGGGCCGCTGAGGCCGGTCGCATGGCTCTCTCTGCTTTAACCTTGTCTGGGAACATTGCAGGAATCGCGGTCGCGATTCCTGGACCATTCGACTATCCCGGAGGAGTCTCGCGGCTGCAACATAAATTCTCAGCCTGGTATGGCTTAAACATTCGTAAATGTCTCGCCGATCAGTTCGGACTCGACGGAACAAAAATCATATTTCTCAACGATGCTGATGCGTTTCTTCTTGGCGAATTACAAGAACCCTTCGCGGCGAGGGCCATTGGAATTACCTTAGGGACGGGAATTGGCGCCGCGTTTGCAATTGATGGCCGACCGGTTTCCGTAACGGATGTTCTCCCCAATGATCTTTATGCCCTCCCGTGGAGAGATCGCACGGTCGAAGATTTTGTCTCTACTCGAGGAATCATGAAACTGCAGGAAGACCGCGGGGGGAAATATCAATCAGTGAAAGAGATCACAAAGAACTCTTTCACCGATCCGATTGCATCTGAAATCATGTCGGCATTTGGAGACGAGCTTGGCCGCGTGATCGAAGTCTATCTCTTGCCCCTCGCACCCGATATCATCGTTTTAGGCGGCTCCATTTCTCGGAGTTCGGAAACATTCCTACCATCTGTCCTCTCCGGCAAAGATCATCTGACAAATCTTCTAAAAATATCCTCTCACTTTGAGAAAGCGGCTTTGCGCGGTTCAATCGTGGCCTGGTTTCGACAACAGACTGAATCTATTTAA
- the ispG gene encoding flavodoxin-dependent (E)-4-hydroxy-3-methylbut-2-enyl-diphosphate synthase: MPEIQRRRAVTVNIGGVRVGSDAPVVVQSMTNTDTADVESTVQQIAALARAGSEMVRITVNNDNAAKAVPYIVEGIQKKGWNTPIIGDFHYNGHLLLTKYPDTAKALSKYRINPGNVSIGRKDDDNFRTMVEVAVKHQKPVRIGVNWGSLDQALLTKMMDENSKSSDPLPARDVMMEAMVVSALDNAAAAERYGLRRDQIVLSAKVSGVRDLIDVYTELARRCDYALHLGLTEAGMGMKGIVASAAGLAPLLLSGIGDTIRVSLTPTPGGDRSEEVRCGQQILQSLSIRSFMPQVTSCPGCGRTTSTYFQELAERIQGYLAEQMPEWKKQYPGVEELKLAVMGCIVNGPGESKHANIGISLPGTFEEPKAPVYVDGKLYTTLKGDHIVEEFQQILDGYVEKRYGKVLVEA; this comes from the coding sequence ATGCCCGAGATACAGCGTCGTCGTGCGGTTACGGTCAATATTGGTGGAGTTCGTGTAGGTTCCGATGCGCCGGTCGTAGTGCAGTCCATGACCAACACCGACACAGCGGATGTCGAAAGCACCGTTCAGCAGATTGCAGCTCTGGCACGCGCCGGTTCTGAGATGGTCCGTATCACGGTCAACAACGACAATGCCGCAAAGGCTGTTCCCTACATCGTTGAAGGTATTCAGAAGAAGGGCTGGAACACTCCCATCATCGGAGACTTTCACTACAACGGTCACCTTCTACTCACCAAATACCCTGACACTGCAAAGGCCCTCTCGAAATATCGCATCAATCCTGGAAACGTCTCTATCGGACGCAAAGACGACGATAACTTCCGCACGATGGTTGAGGTCGCCGTCAAACATCAGAAGCCTGTGCGCATCGGCGTCAACTGGGGTTCGCTCGACCAGGCGCTGCTCACCAAGATGATGGACGAGAACTCCAAATCGTCCGATCCACTGCCTGCGCGTGATGTCATGATGGAGGCAATGGTTGTCTCCGCGCTCGACAACGCCGCCGCTGCCGAACGTTACGGCCTGCGCCGCGATCAAATCGTTCTCTCAGCCAAGGTCTCCGGCGTGCGTGACCTGATCGATGTTTACACTGAGCTTGCACGACGCTGCGACTATGCTCTGCACCTCGGGCTTACCGAAGCTGGCATGGGCATGAAAGGTATCGTTGCCTCCGCTGCTGGTCTCGCTCCCCTGCTCCTCAGTGGCATCGGTGACACCATCCGAGTCTCGCTCACGCCGACCCCAGGTGGCGACCGTTCCGAAGAGGTTCGCTGCGGACAACAGATTCTTCAGTCCCTGAGCATCCGCAGCTTCATGCCCCAGGTCACCAGCTGCCCTGGGTGCGGGCGCACTACATCAACTTACTTCCAAGAGCTCGCCGAGCGCATCCAAGGATACTTGGCTGAGCAAATGCCTGAATGGAAGAAGCAGTATCCTGGCGTCGAAGAGCTGAAGCTTGCAGTCATGGGTTGCATCGTCAACGGCCCCGGCGAATCCAAGCATGCCAACATCGGTATCTCTCTGCCGGGAACCTTCGAGGAGCCGAAGGCCCCCGTCTACGTAGACGGCAAGCTCTACACCACGCTCAAGGGCGACCACATCGTCGAAGAGTTCCAGCAGATCCTCGACGGATACGTTGAGAAGCGTTACGGCAAAGTTCTCGTCGAAGCCTGA
- a CDS encoding class I mannose-6-phosphate isomerase: protein MYDKTPYIQVTAEDRDCIQGWPAIGNKIRSSIPKGTGVVCIECYPGVSIEELSSYLRQELGPHRQLLAADWYLSPDQINELVEPYLTDDPVFGQMNSLAIRDFVDAKKLDAARTELTSANPDVTIVIGTGASLLIPNFDVVIYADMARWEIQQRQRRGEIGNLGIANRAERPSLKYKRGFFVDWRVADQLKTQVLPKANFLLDTNIPSLPKLITTELFKAGLNLLAHQPFRVVPFFDPGPWGGHWMEEVFGLPRDQANYAWCFDCVPEENSILLRFGEKTVEIPALDLVLFHPMELLGKEIVSRFGAEFPIRFDLLDTYGGSNLSLQVHPKREYIRREFGMKYTQDESYYILDAKQDGSVYLGLKSDIDRETMTKELREAQESDAIEFDAEHYVNRFPAHKHDHFLIPAGTIHCSGRDTVVLEISATPYIFTFKLWDWGRLGLDGSPRPIHLDHGIENICWNRTTRWVEQDLINRHKTIAESDHWREESTGLHETQFIETRRHWFTGTVPHDTQGNLNVLNLVQGHEAIVESPLGLFPPFIVHYAESFIVPAAVGHYTIRPAVPGMACATIKAFVRSVPGLGNNTES, encoded by the coding sequence ATGTATGACAAGACCCCATATATTCAAGTCACTGCAGAAGATCGCGACTGCATTCAGGGATGGCCCGCTATCGGCAATAAAATCCGATCCTCCATACCCAAGGGAACAGGAGTGGTTTGCATCGAATGCTATCCAGGAGTGTCGATCGAGGAACTGAGTTCCTATCTCCGCCAAGAACTCGGTCCACATCGGCAACTGTTGGCCGCAGACTGGTACCTTTCTCCCGATCAAATCAATGAGCTTGTCGAGCCATATCTCACTGACGATCCGGTCTTTGGCCAAATGAACTCACTCGCGATCCGGGATTTCGTAGACGCCAAAAAATTAGATGCGGCTCGCACCGAACTAACTTCGGCAAATCCGGATGTCACAATCGTAATTGGTACAGGAGCCTCGCTCCTCATTCCGAACTTCGACGTTGTCATTTATGCCGATATGGCGCGTTGGGAGATTCAACAACGCCAGCGACGAGGCGAAATCGGCAATTTGGGAATTGCGAATCGAGCTGAACGTCCGTCACTCAAGTACAAGCGCGGCTTCTTCGTCGATTGGCGTGTAGCCGATCAACTGAAGACACAGGTTCTCCCCAAAGCCAACTTTTTACTAGACACCAATATTCCTTCCCTGCCCAAATTGATTACCACAGAGCTTTTTAAAGCGGGTTTGAACCTCCTCGCACATCAGCCATTTCGAGTGGTTCCTTTCTTTGATCCGGGTCCGTGGGGTGGACATTGGATGGAGGAAGTCTTCGGCTTACCACGCGATCAGGCAAACTATGCCTGGTGTTTCGATTGCGTTCCCGAAGAAAATAGTATTCTTCTTCGGTTCGGGGAAAAGACCGTGGAAATCCCTGCGCTCGATCTCGTGCTCTTTCATCCCATGGAGCTACTCGGGAAAGAGATCGTTTCGCGCTTTGGCGCTGAATTTCCCATTCGATTCGACCTCCTCGACACTTATGGCGGTAGCAATCTTTCCTTGCAGGTTCATCCCAAACGGGAATATATCCGACGAGAATTCGGGATGAAGTATACCCAGGACGAGAGCTATTACATCCTCGACGCCAAGCAAGATGGAAGCGTCTACCTGGGCTTAAAGTCGGACATCGATCGCGAAACCATGACAAAAGAGTTGAGAGAAGCACAAGAAAGTGATGCGATCGAATTTGACGCAGAACATTATGTAAATCGATTCCCTGCTCACAAACACGATCATTTTCTAATTCCAGCTGGAACAATCCACTGTTCTGGACGCGACACAGTCGTTCTTGAGATCAGTGCAACGCCTTATATCTTCACGTTTAAGTTGTGGGATTGGGGACGACTCGGTCTTGATGGTTCCCCAAGACCAATTCACCTGGATCATGGCATAGAGAACATCTGCTGGAATCGAACCACAAGATGGGTGGAGCAGGATCTGATCAATCGCCATAAGACGATCGCGGAGAGCGACCACTGGCGTGAAGAATCAACCGGCCTTCACGAGACGCAGTTCATCGAAACGCGGCGCCATTGGTTCACCGGAACTGTACCGCACGACACACAAGGAAACCTCAATGTCCTCAATCTTGTCCAGGGGCACGAAGCGATCGTCGAAAGCCCCTTAGGGCTTTTTCCTCCGTTTATCGTTCACTACGCCGAATCTTTCATCGTGCCCGCCGCTGTAGGGCATTACACCATTCGCCCTGCTGTCCCAGGTATGGCATGCGCAACCATCAAAGCTTTCGTTCGATCCGTGCCTGGGCTCGGCAACAATACGGAATCATGA